CCTACACTTCGGCATCCATCGGCAAAGTGCTGGTATTCGCCTGCATCGTGGCATTCATGCAGTGGAAGCCACGCGGGCTCGTTGCACTACGAACACGCAGCCTGGATTAGAGAGGAGGGGATGGTATGGTGCTGAAATGGTTGACAGGAAACCCCGGCAGCCGATCGAAACGGATGATGTGGAGCGTGGTACTGCTCCTGATGTGTATGGCACCTTTGTTCACGACCCCTTTTCGCCTCGGTTTGTTAACGAAATTTCTGGCTTTGGCGATCCTGGCGGTCGGGCTTGATCTGATCTGGGGCTATGGCGGCATTTTAAGCCTTGGGCACGGCGTGTTCTTTGGATTAGGCGCTTATGCCATGGCCATGTATTTGAAGCTGGACGCCAGCGGCGCTTCCCTGCCTGATTTCATGGGATGGAGTGGGGTGACGGCGCTCCCATGGTTCTGGGAGCCGTTCCGATCGTTCCCCGCGGCCTTGCTACTCGGGATGCTGCTTCCGGCCCTGCTTGCGTTGATACTTGGATTCTTTACGTTTCGCAACCGGATCGTCGGCGTATATTTTACGATTCTGACGCAGGCTCTGGTTATGATTGTGGTTACGCTGTTTGTAGGCAAGCAGGAGTGGACAGGGGGCACGAACGGGCTTACGGGATACAATTCCATTTTGGGTTTTAATCTGAATGCGCCGTCAACGAAAATCGGGTTGTATTTTATTACGCTTGCCGCTTTGGCAGGAGCCTATATTCTGTGCCGAAGAATTGTGAACAGCAGGGTGGGCCAGGTACTGGAAGCCTCAAGAGATGGGGAGAACCGGGTGCGGTTTCTGGGTTTTGACCCTTCCCGTTACAAGACCTTTGCCTTTGCCGTATCGGGCGGTCTGGCCGGGCTTGCAGGCATGCTGTTTGTCCTTCAGGTCGGCATTATTTCGCCGTCAATGATGGGCATCGTTCCATCCATTGAAATGGTGCTCTGGGTCGCTCTCGGCGGCAGGGGAACGCTGATCGGCGCTATTATTGGCGCCGTGCTGCTGAACGCAGCCAAGACCGGGATCAGCGAGGCTTATCCGGAAGGATGGCTGCTTGTATTGGGTGCATTATTTGTCATCGTTGTTGTGTTGATGCCAAAAGGATTGACCGGATTGTGGAGCAAGGTGGCTTCGTCATTATCTCGAAGAGGAGGGACTGTGCATGCAGCCGTACGCGAAGAGAGTTGATTTGCCGCTAGCTGTCCATGGAGAAGTCAGGGATATCGGTATTTCCCCCATCGTGTTGTCCGCGGAGAACATTACGGTCACTTTTGGCGGGTTTGTGGCGGTAAACGGCATGAATCTGGCACTGCGTCAGCATGAGCTGCATTTTCTGATCGGCCCGAACGGCGCGGGAAAAACCACGATGCTGGACGTGATCTGCGGGAAAACAAAGCCTGCCGCAGGAAAGGTGCTGCTGGGGGACGGACTGGAAATCACCAGAAAGCGGGAGTATGAAATCGCCCGTCTCGGCGTGGGGCGAAAATTTCAAGCGCCGTCGGTATTTCCTAACCTGAGCGTCAAAGAAAACCTGGAGCTGACAGTCGATCCCGATCGAAGCGTGTTCCGTGCGCTGAAGGCCAGGAGAAATCGATGCACCACGTTCGAAATGAAGAAGGTTCTGGAGTTGATCGGGCTGCCCGATCGGATACACGTTCGGGCAGGCTCTCTGTCGCATGGAGAGAAGCAATGGCTGGAGATCGGCATGCTGCTGCTTCAGAAGCCGCGGCTTCTGCTGCTCGATGAGCCGGTAGCGGGGATGACGGACGAGGAGACGATGAAGACCGGCGCGCTCCTCCAGCGCATCGCCATGGAATGCTCCGTCGTTGTCGTTGAGCATGACATGGAGTTTGTGCGCTCTTTTGCCGCTAAGGTTACCGTGATGCATGAAGGGAAACTGCTGAAGGAAGGCTCCATGCAGGAGATTCAACACGATCCGCTGGTAGCCGAGGTTTATCTGGGAAAAAGGAGGGAGGCGAATGCTCAAGCTGCAGGGCATTGAATCGGGCTACGGGGAGAGCCCCGTCCTCCGCGGCGTATCTATGGTTGTCGACCCGGCGAAGGTCGTGTGTCTGGTAGGGCGCAACGGCGTCGGCAAAACCACGCTCATGCGGACCCTGATCGGGCAGCTGAAAATCCGGCAGGGACGGATGACTCTTGGCGAGCAGGAGGTTACCGGCTGGGATTCCGTAAAAAGAGCGAGAGGCGGCATCGGGTATGTTCCGCAAGGGCGCGAGATTTTTCCCCAGCTTACCGTGAAGGAAAATCTGCTGCTCGGACTTGAGCCAATCGTGCCGAGGAGGAAGGCATTCCCGGAGGATGTGTTAGCCCTGTTCCCAGTGCTGCCCCAAATGTACCACCGTCAAGGCGGTGATTTAAGCGGTGGTCAGCAGCAGCAGCTAGCCTTTGCGAGGGCGCTCGCCTCCAGACCCAAGGTGCTGCTGCTCGACGAGCCGACCGAGGGAATCCAGCCTTCCATCGTGGAGGAAATTCAAGACGTGATCCGGGGGATCAAAGCAAAAGGGGAAACGTCGGTCATTCTGGTGGAGCAGAGCATCGAGTTTGTCCGGAGCGTAGCCGACTATATCTATGTCATGGATAAAGGCACAATTGTTGCCG
This Paenibacillus sp. JZ16 DNA region includes the following protein-coding sequences:
- the urtC gene encoding urea ABC transporter permease subunit UrtC; the protein is MVLKWLTGNPGSRSKRMMWSVVLLLMCMAPLFTTPFRLGLLTKFLALAILAVGLDLIWGYGGILSLGHGVFFGLGAYAMAMYLKLDASGASLPDFMGWSGVTALPWFWEPFRSFPAALLLGMLLPALLALILGFFTFRNRIVGVYFTILTQALVMIVVTLFVGKQEWTGGTNGLTGYNSILGFNLNAPSTKIGLYFITLAALAGAYILCRRIVNSRVGQVLEASRDGENRVRFLGFDPSRYKTFAFAVSGGLAGLAGMLFVLQVGIISPSMMGIVPSIEMVLWVALGGRGTLIGAIIGAVLLNAAKTGISEAYPEGWLLVLGALFVIVVVLMPKGLTGLWSKVASSLSRRGGTVHAAVREES
- the urtD gene encoding urea ABC transporter ATP-binding protein UrtD, giving the protein MQPYAKRVDLPLAVHGEVRDIGISPIVLSAENITVTFGGFVAVNGMNLALRQHELHFLIGPNGAGKTTMLDVICGKTKPAAGKVLLGDGLEITRKREYEIARLGVGRKFQAPSVFPNLSVKENLELTVDPDRSVFRALKARRNRCTTFEMKKVLELIGLPDRIHVRAGSLSHGEKQWLEIGMLLLQKPRLLLLDEPVAGMTDEETMKTGALLQRIAMECSVVVVEHDMEFVRSFAAKVTVMHEGKLLKEGSMQEIQHDPLVAEVYLGKRREANAQAAGH
- the urtE gene encoding urea ABC transporter ATP-binding subunit UrtE translates to MLKLQGIESGYGESPVLRGVSMVVDPAKVVCLVGRNGVGKTTLMRTLIGQLKIRQGRMTLGEQEVTGWDSVKRARGGIGYVPQGREIFPQLTVKENLLLGLEPIVPRRKAFPEDVLALFPVLPQMYHRQGGDLSGGQQQQLAFARALASRPKVLLLDEPTEGIQPSIVEEIQDVIRGIKAKGETSVILVEQSIEFVRSVADYIYVMDKGTIVAEGVQDAIDMEQFEHYLTV